A genomic region of Candidatus Pseudomonas phytovorans contains the following coding sequences:
- the cbiB gene encoding adenosylcobinamide-phosphate synthase CbiB, with protein sequence MSVALLTMAGVALDALLGEPQRRHPLVAFGNMAGNLERRLNAGGRGWRSHGVSAWFLAVVPLTLVALILSWLPYIGWLVDVLALYCALGLRSLGEHVLPVANALRQGDLQEARRRVGYLVSRETRELDEPAVARAATESVLENGSDAVFAALFWFVLAGAPGVVLYRLSNTLDAMWGYRNERFERFGWCAARIDDVLNYIPARLVALTYALLGKTRLALACWRKQGPLWDSPNAGPVMAAGAGALGVELGGPAVYHGELHERPRLGDGPMADADAIERGWSLVQRGVWLWLLLICLGAYINA encoded by the coding sequence ATGAGCGTGGCCTTGCTGACCATGGCCGGGGTGGCGCTGGATGCCTTGCTGGGCGAACCGCAGCGGCGCCACCCGCTGGTGGCCTTCGGCAATATGGCCGGTAACCTGGAGCGCCGCCTGAATGCAGGTGGACGCGGCTGGCGCAGCCACGGCGTGAGTGCCTGGTTTCTGGCGGTGGTGCCGCTGACCCTGGTGGCGCTGATCCTGTCCTGGCTGCCTTACATCGGCTGGCTGGTGGATGTGCTGGCGCTGTACTGCGCCCTGGGCTTGCGCAGCTTGGGTGAACATGTGCTGCCGGTGGCCAACGCCTTGCGCCAGGGTGACTTGCAAGAAGCGCGGCGCCGTGTCGGCTACCTGGTCAGCCGCGAAACCCGCGAGCTGGACGAGCCCGCCGTGGCCCGGGCGGCCACCGAGTCGGTGCTGGAAAATGGCAGTGACGCAGTGTTCGCCGCGCTGTTCTGGTTTGTGCTGGCCGGCGCGCCGGGTGTGGTGCTGTATCGCCTGAGCAACACCCTGGATGCCATGTGGGGGTATCGCAACGAGCGCTTCGAGCGCTTCGGCTGGTGTGCGGCGCGTATTGATGACGTGCTCAACTATATTCCCGCAAGGCTGGTGGCGCTGACCTACGCACTGCTGGGCAAAACCCGCCTGGCCCTGGCGTGCTGGCGCAAGCAGGGCCCGCTGTGGGACAGCCCCAACGCCGGGCCCGTAATGGCCGCCGGTGCCGGTGCACTCGGGGTCGAGCTGGGCGGCCCGGCTGTTTACCACGGCGAGCTGCATGAGCGGCCACGCCTGGGTGACGGGCCGATGGCTGACGCCGAT
- the bluB gene encoding 5,6-dimethylbenzimidazole synthase encodes MNEHAYSDAERAAIYRAIGERRDMRHFAGGQVAPELLARLLAAAHQAPSVGLMQPWRFIRITQRDLRTRIQALVEAERLRTAEALGERADDFMKLKVEGINDCAELLVAALMDNREPHIFGRRTLPEMDLASLACAIQNLWLAARGEGLGMGWVSLFDPLALAALLGMPEGAKPVAVLCLGPVTEFYPAPMLVLENWAEERPLSDMLYENQWGERQ; translated from the coding sequence ATGAACGAACACGCTTACAGCGACGCCGAGCGCGCCGCGATTTACCGGGCCATCGGTGAGCGCCGTGACATGCGCCATTTCGCCGGGGGCCAGGTGGCGCCAGAGCTGCTGGCGCGCCTGCTGGCTGCCGCACACCAGGCACCCAGCGTCGGCCTGATGCAGCCCTGGCGTTTCATCCGCATCACCCAGCGTGACTTGCGCACCCGCATCCAGGCCTTGGTAGAGGCGGAGCGGCTGCGCACTGCCGAGGCATTGGGCGAGCGAGCGGATGACTTCATGAAGCTGAAGGTAGAAGGCATCAACGACTGTGCCGAGCTGCTGGTAGCGGCGTTGATGGACAACCGCGAGCCGCACATCTTCGGCCGTCGCACCCTGCCGGAGATGGACCTGGCCTCGCTGGCCTGCGCCATCCAGAACCTGTGGCTGGCAGCCCGTGGCGAAGGGCTGGGCATGGGCTGGGTGTCGCTGTTCGACCCCTTGGCGCTGGCGGCACTGCTGGGCATGCCTGAAGGGGCCAAACCGGTGGCGGTGCTGTGCCTGGGGCCGGTGACCGAATTTTACCCGGCGCCCATGCTGGTGCTGGAAAACTGGGCCGAAGAACGGCCCTTGAGTGACATGCTGTACGAAAACCAATGGGGAGAGCGCCAATGA